From a region of the Fusobacterium sp. FSA-380-WT-3A genome:
- a CDS encoding queuosine precursor transporter — protein MRNELLWALMLIVNFLSIIFIYKKFGKIGLYSWIPVSTILANIQVVLLVKLFGFSTTLGNILYAGGFLVTDILAENYGKKSAQKAVHIGFFSLIVTSIIMKIAVLFIPLEEGVIMFESVKQIFDFMPRLMVASLLAYFISQSHDIWAYEFWRKKYSSTKHIWIRNNASTLVSQFIDNLVFTTVAFYGVYPFEVLKEIFIATYVIKFIVAISDTPFVYIAHYLKRNNLVEEEN, from the coding sequence ATGAGAAACGAACTACTTTGGGCATTAATGTTAATTGTAAATTTTTTAAGTATAATATTTATTTATAAAAAATTTGGAAAAATTGGACTTTATTCTTGGATTCCAGTTTCTACAATTCTAGCTAATATTCAAGTTGTTTTATTAGTTAAATTATTTGGATTTAGTACTACTTTAGGAAATATTTTATATGCTGGAGGTTTCTTAGTTACAGACATTTTGGCTGAAAATTATGGAAAAAAATCTGCTCAAAAAGCTGTTCATATTGGATTTTTTTCTTTAATAGTCACAAGTATAATAATGAAAATAGCTGTTTTATTTATTCCTCTTGAAGAAGGAGTAATTATGTTTGAAAGTGTAAAACAGATATTTGATTTTATGCCAAGACTTATGGTTGCCTCTCTTCTTGCTTATTTTATCTCTCAAAGTCATGATATTTGGGCCTATGAATTCTGGAGAAAAAAATACTCTTCCACAAAACATATTTGGATAAGAAATAATGCTAGTACTTTAGTTAGTCAGTTTATTGATAATTTAGTTTTTACCACTGTAGCCTTTTATGGAGTCTATCCTTTTGAAGTATTAAAAGAGATATTTATAGCTACATATGTTATCAAATTTATTGTTGCTATATCCGATACCCCATTTGTATATATAGCACATTATTTAAAAAGAAATAATTTAGTAGAAGAAGAAAATTAA
- a CDS encoding DUF2023 family protein translates to MSIEKRRELDVFIHMIYELDKGVRILSLLTTSYDNEEVIREKLEECGYDYMIEYLNEKMINVYFGNKDSIKVVKSFNKSSLSYLSPEEDFILGVLLGYNTEKQCQRYLNRKIA, encoded by the coding sequence ATGAGTATAGAAAAAAGAAGAGAGTTGGATGTTTTTATACACATGATTTATGAACTAGATAAAGGTGTTAGAATATTATCTCTTCTTACCACTTCTTATGATAACGAAGAAGTTATTAGAGAAAAGTTAGAAGAGTGTGGTTATGACTATATGATTGAATACTTAAATGAAAAAATGATTAATGTATATTTTGGAAATAAAGACTCAATAAAAGTAGTAAAAAGTTTTAATAAATCTTCTTTATCATATTTATCTCCTGAAGAAGATTTTATACTTGGAGTTTTATTGGGATATAATACAGAAAAACAATGTCAACGATATTTAAATAGAAAAATTGCATAA
- a CDS encoding flavodoxin, which produces MKTGIFYGSTTGVTEDIAKRVGELLGADVYEASEINKVDEYEFVIFATSTWGMGDLQDSWMDAIETLKTKNLSGKKVGLIGVGDQFGFGDTFVDGIGEIYSVVTEIGGNVVGKTSTDGYEFSNSRAVVDDEFVGLVIDENNQSDLTEERINKWVESVK; this is translated from the coding sequence ATGAAAACAGGAATTTTTTATGGAAGTACTACAGGAGTTACAGAAGATATAGCAAAAAGAGTAGGAGAATTATTAGGAGCTGATGTGTATGAAGCTTCTGAAATAAATAAAGTTGATGAGTATGAATTTGTAATATTTGCTACTTCTACTTGGGGAATGGGAGATTTACAAGACAGTTGGATGGATGCTATTGAAACTTTGAAAACTAAAAATCTTTCAGGAAAAAAAGTAGGATTAATAGGTGTTGGTGACCAATTTGGATTTGGTGATACATTTGTAGATGGAATAGGTGAAATATATAGTGTTGTGACTGAAATAGGTGGAAATGTTGTAGGAAAAACTTCTACAGATGGGTATGAATTCTCTAATTCAAGAGCAGTAGTAGATGATGAATTTGTTGGTCTTGTAATAGATGAAAATAATCAAAGTGATTTAACAGAAGAAAGAATTAATAAATGGGTTGAGAGTGTGAAATAA
- a CDS encoding ZIP family metal transporter — translation MFKEIYWTFLGTTFIFLMTTLGSSMVFFFKKEIKDNVQRIFLGFAAGIMISASMFGLLTPAIEQAEVLGMIGWVPAATGFLGGVFFILLLDKLIPHLHSGKNKIEGVNTNFKRTSLLMTAVTLHNIPEGIAIGLSFALASQNSYEPSYLASAMGLALGIGIQNFPEGAAVSLPLRREGFSTTKAFILGSLSGIVEPIFGVMTVFISASLENFMPWLLSFSAGAMMYVVVEELIPEANLGEHSDTGTLSVMVGFALMMILDVALG, via the coding sequence ATGTTTAAGGAAATTTATTGGACATTTCTAGGAACCACATTTATATTTTTAATGACTACATTAGGTTCTTCTATGGTTTTTTTCTTTAAAAAAGAGATAAAAGATAATGTCCAAAGAATATTTTTAGGATTTGCAGCAGGAATAATGATTTCTGCCTCAATGTTTGGATTACTTACTCCGGCTATTGAACAGGCTGAAGTACTTGGGATGATAGGATGGGTACCAGCAGCTACAGGTTTTTTAGGAGGAGTTTTTTTTATTTTACTTTTAGATAAATTAATTCCCCATTTACATAGTGGAAAAAATAAAATAGAAGGTGTAAATACAAATTTTAAGAGGACATCACTTCTTATGACTGCTGTTACTCTCCATAATATTCCTGAAGGAATAGCTATAGGACTTTCTTTTGCTTTGGCTAGTCAAAATTCTTATGAACCTAGCTATTTGGCGTCAGCTATGGGGTTAGCTTTGGGAATTGGAATTCAAAATTTTCCTGAAGGGGCAGCAGTATCACTACCACTAAGAAGAGAAGGATTTAGTACTACAAAAGCTTTTATATTAGGAAGTTTATCAGGAATAGTTGAACCTATTTTTGGAGTTATGACAGTTTTTATATCAGCTTCTTTAGAAAATTTTATGCCATGGTTATTATCATTTTCGGCTGGAGCAATGATGTATGTTGTTGTGGAAGAACTTATACCAGAAGCTAATTTAGGAGAACATTCTGATACAGGAACTTTAAGTGTAATGGTAGGTTTTGCTTTAATGATGATATTGGATGTTGCTTTAGGATAA
- the pflB gene encoding formate C-acetyltransferase has translation MEAWNGFKGDLWKREINVRNFIQNNYTPYEGDDSFLESSSEKTKKVWDKLTELLAEERKRGVYDAETKKPQAIDAYGPGYIDKESEVIVGVQTDVPLKRGIYPKGGLRVVEKALKAYGFEIDPMTEEIFTRYRKCHNEGVFQVYTDEMKACRSAGIITGLPDAYGRGRIIGDYRRVALYGIDRLIEDKQQQMKLLEIAELDDETIRRREEIADQISEMKKFVKMCASYGFDVTKPATNAKEAVQFVYFAYLAVTKDQDGAATSLGRTSTFLDIYIERDLQNGVITEEEAQELIDQFIIKLRIIRFLRAPEYNELFSGDPTWVTESVGGQGVDGRTLVTKNSFRYLNTLYNLGPAPEPNLTVLWSVNSPENWKKFCSKVSINTSAIQYENDDLMRPDLGDDYGIACCVSPMQIGKGMEFFGARANLAKCLLYAINGGRDEKSGKQVGPKYQGAVGEYLDFDDVMEKFDRMMKWLSGVYVNALKIIHYMHDKYAYEAFAMALHDLNIRRTQATGIAGLSIVADSLAAIKNAKVKVVRDETGLVVDFIREGEYVPYGNNNKETDDLAVMVVEKFMNHLRAHETYRNSVPTQSVLTITSNVVYGKKTGNTPDGRLGGTPFAPGANPMNGRDTNGALASLLSVAKLPFHHAEDGISYTFAITPAALGKSDEERVNNLIGLLDGYFTPEGGQHLNVNVFNRELLEDAMEHPEKYPQLTIRVSGYAVNFIKLTREQQLDVLSRTINQRM, from the coding sequence ATGGAAGCATGGAATGGTTTTAAAGGAGATCTTTGGAAAAGAGAAATCAATGTCAGAAATTTTATACAAAATAACTACACACCTTATGAAGGAGACGATAGTTTCTTAGAAAGTAGCTCTGAAAAAACTAAAAAAGTTTGGGACAAATTAACTGAACTTCTTGCAGAAGAAAGAAAAAGAGGAGTTTATGATGCTGAAACTAAAAAGCCTCAAGCTATAGATGCTTATGGACCAGGATATATAGATAAAGAATCTGAGGTAATTGTTGGAGTTCAAACAGATGTTCCTTTAAAAAGAGGAATTTATCCAAAAGGTGGATTAAGAGTAGTTGAGAAAGCTCTTAAAGCTTATGGATTTGAAATAGACCCAATGACAGAAGAAATTTTTACAAGATATAGAAAATGCCATAATGAAGGAGTTTTCCAAGTATATACTGATGAAATGAAAGCATGCAGAAGTGCTGGAATAATTACAGGACTACCTGATGCTTATGGAAGAGGAAGAATCATAGGAGATTACAGAAGAGTAGCTCTTTATGGAATAGATAGACTTATAGAAGATAAACAACAACAAATGAAACTTCTTGAAATAGCTGAATTAGATGATGAAACTATCAGAAGAAGAGAAGAAATTGCTGACCAAATTTCTGAAATGAAAAAATTTGTAAAAATGTGTGCTTCATATGGTTTTGATGTTACTAAACCAGCAACTAATGCAAAAGAGGCTGTTCAATTTGTATATTTTGCTTATTTAGCTGTTACAAAAGACCAAGATGGAGCTGCTACTTCTTTAGGAAGAACTTCTACTTTTTTAGATATATATATTGAAAGAGATTTACAAAATGGAGTAATTACAGAAGAAGAAGCTCAAGAATTAATTGACCAATTTATTATTAAATTAAGAATAATCAGATTCTTAAGAGCTCCTGAATATAATGAGTTATTCTCTGGAGACCCTACTTGGGTAACAGAATCTGTTGGAGGACAAGGAGTAGATGGAAGAACTTTAGTTACTAAAAACTCATTCAGATACTTAAATACTTTATATAATTTAGGACCAGCACCAGAACCAAACTTAACAGTTTTATGGTCTGTAAATTCTCCAGAAAATTGGAAAAAATTCTGTTCAAAAGTTTCTATAAACACTTCAGCTATCCAATATGAAAATGATGATTTAATGAGACCTGATTTAGGTGACGATTATGGTATAGCTTGTTGTGTTTCTCCAATGCAAATTGGAAAAGGAATGGAATTCTTTGGAGCTAGAGCAAACTTAGCAAAATGTTTATTGTATGCTATTAATGGTGGAAGAGATGAAAAATCAGGAAAACAAGTTGGACCAAAATATCAAGGAGCAGTTGGTGAATATTTAGATTTTGATGATGTAATGGAAAAATTTGATAGAATGATGAAATGGCTTTCTGGAGTATATGTAAATGCTTTAAAAATAATTCACTATATGCATGATAAATATGCTTATGAAGCTTTTGCTATGGCTTTACATGATTTAAATATAAGAAGAACTCAAGCTACAGGAATAGCTGGACTTTCAATTGTTGCTGACTCACTAGCTGCTATTAAAAATGCAAAAGTAAAAGTTGTAAGGGATGAAACTGGACTTGTAGTTGATTTCATCAGAGAAGGAGAATATGTTCCTTACGGAAATAATAATAAAGAAACAGATGATTTAGCTGTAATGGTAGTAGAAAAATTTATGAATCATTTGAGAGCCCATGAAACTTATAGAAATTCTGTTCCTACTCAATCTGTTTTAACTATTACTTCAAATGTAGTTTATGGTAAAAAAACAGGAAATACTCCAGATGGAAGACTAGGTGGAACACCATTTGCTCCAGGAGCTAACCCTATGAATGGAAGAGATACTAATGGAGCTTTAGCTTCTTTATTATCAGTAGCAAAATTACCATTCCACCATGCTGAAGACGGAATATCTTATACTTTTGCTATAACTCCAGCAGCTCTTGGAAAATCTGATGAAGAAAGAGTAAATAACTTAATAGGATTATTAGATGGTTACTTTACTCCTGAAGGTGGACAACATCTAAATGTCAATGTATTCAATAGAGAATTATTAGAAGATGCTATGGAACATCCTGAAAAATATCCACAACTTACAATCAGGGTTTCTGGTTATGCTGTAAACTTCATAAAACTTACTAGAGAACAACAACTTGATGTATTATCAAGAACTATTAATCAAAGAATGTAA
- the pflA gene encoding pyruvate formate-lyase-activating protein codes for MKGKIHSFESFGTVDGPGIRFVIFLQGCPLRCKFCHNPDTWDMKTSKKEMTAQEVFDEMIKYKSFFGTKGGVTVTGGEPLVQKDFLLEFFRICKKNGIHTTLDTSGYIFDEKVKEILKYTDLVLLDIKCIDKNVYKDLTKVELENTLKFLDYLKEKNKKVWIRHVIVPTITDNDNLLETLAKYLKDYKNIIEKIELLPYHTLGVFKYQELNMEYPLKDIDALSNERLLNAKEIFKKYGF; via the coding sequence ATAAAAGGAAAAATTCACTCATTTGAAAGTTTTGGAACCGTTGATGGACCTGGAATAAGATTTGTAATTTTTTTACAAGGTTGTCCTTTAAGATGTAAATTTTGCCATAACCCTGATACTTGGGATATGAAAACTTCTAAAAAAGAAATGACTGCTCAAGAAGTTTTTGATGAAATGATAAAATATAAAAGTTTTTTTGGTACTAAAGGTGGTGTTACTGTAACAGGTGGTGAACCTCTTGTGCAAAAAGATTTTTTACTTGAGTTTTTTAGAATCTGTAAAAAAAATGGAATTCACACAACTTTAGATACATCAGGATATATATTTGATGAAAAAGTAAAAGAAATCTTAAAATACACTGATTTAGTTTTATTAGATATAAAATGTATTGATAAAAATGTATATAAAGATTTAACAAAAGTTGAACTTGAAAATACTTTAAAATTTTTAGATTATCTAAAAGAAAAAAATAAAAAAGTTTGGATAAGACATGTAATTGTTCCTACAATAACTGATAATGATAATTTATTAGAAACTCTTGCTAAATATTTGAAAGATTATAAAAATATTATTGAAAAAATAGAATTATTACCTTACCATACTTTAGGAGTTTTTAAATATCAAGAACTTAACATGGAATATCCATTAAAAGATATAGATGCACTTTCCAATGAAAGACTTTTAAATGCAAAAGAAATATTTAAGAAATATGGATTTTAA
- a CDS encoding alanine--tRNA ligase-related protein, whose protein sequence is MKTEKLFYKNQFLSSCKGILTEINEDGVIFDKTVAYPEGGGQIGDIGYLIREKTNEKIEFFNTTKIKGRNIFLEDFPSIKVENLIVHHIDKEILKTLEIGESFIIKIDTEKRAKTTLHHSGLHLALMVLETIRPDIRKSIVGAKITSTYGRLDFATENKFSKDELLLIEEKSNNLIKEGLKIVTFPHREEKEALYWQCLDYCIPCGGTHCENTKYLGKMKVKRKNIGKTSERLIIELSEIEDFIKLYL, encoded by the coding sequence ATGAAAACAGAAAAATTATTTTATAAAAATCAATTTTTAAGTTCTTGTAAAGGGATATTAACTGAAATAAATGAAGATGGGGTTATATTTGATAAAACTGTTGCTTATCCTGAAGGGGGAGGACAAATTGGGGATATTGGTTATTTAATAAGAGAAAAAACTAATGAAAAAATAGAATTTTTTAATACTACAAAAATAAAAGGAAGAAATATTTTTTTAGAGGATTTTCCTAGTATAAAAGTTGAAAATTTAATAGTACATCATATTGATAAAGAGATATTAAAAACTTTAGAAATAGGAGAGTCTTTTATAATAAAAATAGATACAGAAAAAAGAGCTAAAACAACTTTACATCATTCAGGATTACATCTAGCACTTATGGTTTTAGAAACTATTCGTCCTGATATTAGAAAATCCATAGTTGGAGCCAAAATAACTTCAACTTATGGGAGATTAGACTTTGCAACAGAAAATAAATTTTCAAAAGATGAATTATTATTAATTGAAGAAAAATCAAATAATCTTATTAAAGAGGGATTAAAAATAGTTACATTTCCACATAGAGAAGAAAAGGAAGCATTATATTGGCAATGTTTAGATTATTGTATTCCGTGTGGAGGGACTCATTGCGAAAATACAAAATATTTAGGAAAAATGAAAGTTAAAAGAAAAAATATTGGAAAAACTTCTGAGAGATTGATTATAGAACTATCTGAAATTGAAGATTTTATAAAGTTATATTTATAA
- a CDS encoding PLP-dependent aminotransferase family protein yields MEKDFKYIELYKKLKEKIEKNELTENSKLPSIRFLAKKYNLNNITVLKAYNLLEKDGYIIKKQGAGIFVKPKEYIFYNSPIKNSTNTFNQGFKKLDSDNIINFISGNQNFNIEIYNKLKEILLKLSNSLEYDVFNYQLTEGNEKLRKIIKDKLLKKDIYISIKNIQIINGTQQGLDLILKSIITKNRNKIIVGEPTYHGALNIFRNNCKIFTVKMEKDGFNLEELENILINEKISFIYTMTDLSCPMGISWSDEKKIKLLELAKKYKTYILEDDFSSELYYNNSKKISLKSLDTENKYVIYLKSYSKILSSGLRLAFMIFPNELSEKIKGAKFISDISSSGLEQYILLEFLKDKFLEQHIKNLNKIYKERYEYIKSEIKKIEELEIEYDIEGGFYIWLKLDSKIDYNKFYSETKKLGILLLPAFYFYLDNKNRPYFRLSFASTDKEKISLGFKGIKEIIENLNTKRKNTQ; encoded by the coding sequence ATGGAAAAAGATTTTAAATATATTGAATTGTATAAAAAATTAAAAGAAAAAATTGAGAAAAATGAATTAACAGAAAATAGTAAATTACCATCTATAAGATTTTTAGCTAAAAAATACAATCTTAATAATATTACTGTATTAAAAGCCTATAATTTATTAGAAAAAGATGGATACATAATTAAAAAACAAGGAGCTGGTATTTTTGTAAAACCAAAAGAATACATTTTTTATAATTCTCCTATTAAAAATTCAACAAACACTTTTAATCAAGGATTTAAAAAATTAGATAGTGATAATATTATTAATTTTATTAGTGGAAACCAAAATTTTAATATAGAAATCTACAATAAATTAAAAGAAATTCTTTTAAAACTTTCTAATTCTTTAGAGTATGATGTCTTTAATTATCAATTAACCGAAGGAAATGAAAAATTAAGAAAAATTATAAAAGATAAACTTTTAAAAAAAGATATTTATATTTCTATAAAAAATATTCAAATAATAAATGGAACACAGCAAGGTTTAGATTTAATTTTAAAATCCATAATCACTAAAAATCGAAATAAAATAATAGTTGGAGAACCTACTTATCATGGTGCATTGAATATTTTTAGAAATAATTGTAAAATTTTTACTGTTAAAATGGAAAAAGATGGATTTAATTTGGAGGAGTTAGAAAATATACTTATAAATGAAAAAATTTCTTTTATTTATACAATGACTGATTTAAGTTGTCCTATGGGAATTTCTTGGAGTGACGAAAAGAAAATTAAATTGTTAGAATTAGCTAAAAAATATAAAACTTATATTTTGGAGGATGATTTTTCATCAGAACTTTATTATAATAATTCTAAAAAAATATCTCTAAAAAGTTTAGATACAGAAAATAAATATGTTATTTATTTGAAATCTTATTCAAAAATTTTAAGCTCTGGTTTAAGATTAGCTTTTATGATTTTTCCAAATGAATTATCAGAAAAAATAAAAGGAGCTAAATTTATATCAGATATTTCTAGTTCTGGTTTAGAGCAATATATTTTATTAGAATTTTTAAAAGATAAATTTTTAGAACAACATATAAAAAACTTAAATAAAATTTATAAAGAGAGATATGAATATATAAAAAGCGAAATTAAGAAGATAGAAGAATTAGAAATAGAGTATGATATTGAAGGTGGTTTTTATATTTGGCTTAAACTAGATTCTAAAATTGACTACAATAAATTTTATTCTGAAACTAAAAAATTAGGTATATTATTATTACCTGCTTTTTATTTTTACTTAGACAATAAAAATCGTCCATATTTTAGATTGAGTTTTGCTTCTACTGATAAAGAAAAAATTTCTTTAGGATTTAAAGGAATAAAAGAAATTATAGAAAATTTAAATACAAAAAGAAAAAATACTCAATAA
- the clpB gene encoding ATP-dependent chaperone ClpB, whose amino-acid sequence MNPNMFTENSILALNEARSLAIKYSQQTIKPEILALALLTNKEGLIPRIIEKMGLNTGNIVRELEGEIDRFPKVSGNSDVGLDMATNKVLIEAENEMKKMEDSYISVEHIFIALLEESRILKRLIDLKQFRETVKAVRGNQKVDSQNPEAKYEVLEKYARDLVELAREGKIDPIIGRDTEIRRTIQIISRRTKNNPILIGEPGVGKTAIAEGIAQRILNGDVPENLKNKKIFSLDMGALIAGAKYRGEFEERLKAVLKEVEESHGNIILFIDEIHTIVGAGKTDGAMDAGNLLKPMLARGEVKVIGATTIDEYRKYIEKDPALERRFQIVMVDEPSVEDTISVLRGLKEKYEVYHGIRISDGAIVSAAVLSDRYISDRFLPDKAIDLIDEAAAMIRTEIDSMPSELDELTRKSMQLEIEREALKKEDDDASKERLIALEKELAEINSKKSVLKSQWDVEKQGVEKVKKLKADIDKTKLEIEKAERDYDLNKLAELKYGKLATLEKQLKTEQEAIESKFSHSLLKLEVTDEEIADIVSKWTGIPVNKLVESEKEKILNLEKSLNERVMGQEEAVKLVADTILRARAGLKDSRRPIGSFIFLGPTGVGKTYLAKSLAYNLFDDEDNIVRIDMSEYMDKFSVTRLIGAPPGYVGYEEGGQLTEAVRRKPYSVILFDEIEKAHPDVFNTFLQILDDGRLTDGQGRLVDFKNTLIIMTSNIGSNLILEDPNLSEETKEAVMKIMKQSFKPEFLNRIDDIIIFKSLGIESIRNIVKALLNDTKNKLKDRYITLNFSDAVIDYLAKNSFDPQYGARPLKRFIQKEVETELAKKVLANEIKDKSEVLVDIENDKIIFKVK is encoded by the coding sequence ATGAACCCAAATATGTTTACAGAAAATTCTATACTAGCTTTAAATGAAGCTAGAAGTTTGGCTATAAAATATAGTCAACAAACAATTAAACCTGAAATTTTAGCCTTAGCACTTCTTACAAATAAAGAGGGACTAATTCCTAGAATTATTGAAAAAATGGGACTAAATACAGGTAATATTGTTAGAGAATTAGAAGGAGAAATTGATAGATTTCCAAAAGTTTCTGGTAATTCAGATGTAGGACTTGATATGGCAACAAATAAAGTTCTAATTGAAGCTGAAAATGAAATGAAAAAAATGGAAGACTCTTATATAAGTGTTGAACATATTTTCATTGCACTTTTAGAAGAAAGTAGAATTTTAAAAAGATTGATTGATTTAAAACAATTTAGAGAAACTGTAAAAGCTGTTAGAGGAAATCAAAAAGTAGATTCTCAAAATCCAGAAGCAAAATATGAAGTTCTTGAAAAATATGCTAGAGATTTAGTAGAGCTTGCCCGTGAAGGTAAAATTGACCCAATAATTGGTAGGGATACAGAAATAAGAAGAACTATTCAAATTATTTCAAGAAGAACAAAAAACAATCCTATCCTTATAGGAGAACCTGGTGTAGGTAAAACTGCTATTGCTGAAGGAATAGCTCAAAGAATTTTAAATGGTGATGTTCCTGAAAATCTAAAAAATAAAAAAATATTCTCACTTGATATGGGAGCTTTAATTGCTGGAGCTAAATATAGAGGAGAATTTGAAGAAAGATTAAAAGCAGTTCTTAAAGAAGTTGAGGAATCTCATGGAAACATAATTCTATTCATTGATGAAATTCATACTATTGTTGGAGCTGGTAAAACAGATGGAGCCATGGATGCTGGTAACTTATTAAAACCTATGCTTGCTAGAGGAGAGGTAAAAGTTATTGGAGCTACTACTATAGATGAATATAGAAAATATATTGAAAAAGACCCAGCTCTTGAAAGAAGATTCCAAATTGTTATGGTTGATGAACCAAGTGTTGAAGATACAATTTCAGTTCTTAGAGGACTTAAAGAAAAATATGAAGTTTATCATGGAATTAGAATAAGTGATGGGGCTATTGTATCAGCTGCTGTCCTAAGTGATAGATATATTTCTGATAGATTTTTACCAGATAAAGCTATTGACTTAATAGACGAAGCTGCTGCTATGATAAGAACAGAAATTGATTCTATGCCTAGTGAATTAGATGAACTTACAAGAAAATCTATGCAACTTGAAATTGAGAGAGAAGCTCTAAAAAAAGAAGATGATGATGCTTCTAAAGAAAGACTAATAGCTCTTGAAAAAGAATTAGCTGAAATTAATTCTAAAAAATCTGTTTTAAAATCTCAATGGGATGTAGAAAAACAAGGTGTAGAAAAAGTTAAAAAGCTTAAAGCTGATATTGATAAAACTAAACTAGAAATTGAAAAAGCTGAAAGAGATTATGATTTAAATAAATTAGCAGAATTAAAATATGGTAAACTTGCCACTCTTGAAAAACAATTAAAGACAGAACAAGAAGCTATCGAAAGTAAATTTAGTCATTCTTTATTAAAGTTGGAAGTAACTGATGAAGAAATTGCTGATATTGTTTCTAAATGGACAGGTATTCCTGTAAATAAATTAGTTGAAAGTGAAAAAGAAAAAATATTAAATCTTGAGAAATCTTTAAATGAAAGAGTTATGGGTCAAGAGGAAGCTGTAAAACTTGTAGCTGATACAATTTTAAGAGCTAGAGCTGGTTTAAAAGATAGTAGAAGACCTATTGGTTCATTTATCTTTTTAGGCCCTACTGGTGTAGGTAAAACTTATTTAGCTAAATCTCTTGCTTATAATTTATTTGATGATGAAGATAATATTGTAAGAATAGATATGAGTGAATATATGGATAAGTTTTCAGTAACTAGACTTATAGGAGCACCTCCAGGATATGTAGGATATGAAGAAGGTGGACAATTAACAGAAGCTGTAAGAAGAAAACCTTATTCTGTAATTCTATTTGATGAAATTGAAAAAGCTCATCCTGATGTATTTAATACGTTCTTGCAAATATTAGATGATGGTAGACTAACTGATGGACAAGGTAGATTAGTTGATTTTAAAAATACTTTAATTATTATGACATCTAATATAGGAAGTAATTTAATTTTGGAAGACCCTAATCTTTCTGAAGAAACAAAAGAAGCCGTTATGAAAATTATGAAGCAATCATTTAAACCTGAATTTTTAAATAGAATTGATGATATTATAATTTTCAAAAGCTTAGGTATTGAGTCTATAAGAAATATTGTAAAAGCTCTTTTAAATGATACTAAAAATAAATTAAAAGATAGATATATCACACTTAACTTTTCAGATGCTGTAATTGATTATTTAGCTAAAAATTCTTTTGACCCACAATATGGAGCAAGACCACTTAAAAGATTTATTCAAAAAGAGGTTGAAACTGAATTAGCTAAAAAAGTATTGGCTAATGAAATTAAAGATAAAAGTGAAGTTCTTGTAGATATTGAAAATGATAAAATAATTTTTAAAGTAAAATAA